The sequence below is a genomic window from Betaproteobacteria bacterium.
GGTGGCGGAAGTGGCCCACCGGGGCGAGGCGGAACTCGTCGTCTTTGCCCGGGAAGCGCCGGCCGACGGCCCCGTGCCGGGCTTTGCCGCCCAGCGGCCGGGATTCGGCTTCGGCTGGTTCGTCCCGCAACTCCTGAAGCACAAGGCCCTGTGGCGCGACGTGCTGCTGGCCAGCCTGGCCCTCCAGCTCGTGGGCCTGACCACGCCCCTGTTTACCCAGGTCATCATCGACAAGGTGGTGGTGCACCAGACGCGCAGCACCCTCCTGGTGCTGGGCGTCGCCCTCGTCCTGTTCATGCTCTTCACCGCCGGCATGACCTGGCTGCGCCAATACCTGGTGCTGCACACCGGCAACCGCATCGACGCCGTGCTGGGCAGCCAGGTCTTCCGCCACCTGCTGCGTCTGCCGCTGCCCTATTTCGAGCAGCGCCCCACCGGCACCCTGGTGGCGCGCCTGCACGGCGTGGAGACCCTGCGCGAATTCGTTTCCGGCGCCGCCGTCACCCTCGTCCTCGACCTGCCCTTCCTCATCGTCTTCCTGGCGGTGATGTTCGCCTATTCCTGGCAGCTCAGCCTCATCGCCGTCGGCCTCCTGGGCACGGTGGCCGTGATCAGTTTTCTGGTGGCGCCGCTCTTCCGCCAGCGCCTCGATCGCCAGTTCATGCTCGGCGCCCGCAACCAGGCCTATCTCACCGAATACGTCTGCGGCATCGCCACCGTCAAGGCCCTGCAAATGGAGCCGGATGTGGATAAGAAATACGGCGACTTCCTCGCCCAGTACCTGGCCGCCGGGTTCTCCACCAAGCAGGTGGGCAACACCTACAACGTCGTCGCCAACGGGCTGGAACAGATGATGACCCTCGCCATCCTCATCGTCGGCGCCCTGCTGGTCATGGAGAACACGGGCTTCACCGTCGGCATGCTGGTGGCCTTTCAGATGTTCGCCGGACGCATGAGCCAGCCGCTGCTGCGCCTGGTGGGCCTGTGGCAGGAATTCCAGCAGGCCAATATCGCCGTGCAGCGCCTGGGGGACATTCTCGACATGCCCCAGGAACCCCACGCCCTGGCGCCCAGCCGGGAAGGCACCGGCGAGGGCCGTCTCACCCTGCACGACCTGGCTTTCCGCTATTCCGATCACCACCCCTGGCTGTACACCCGCCTGGGCATCGCCTTCAAGCCCGGCCACCTGACCGTGCTCATGGGCCCCAGCGGCTGCGGCAAGAGCACCCTGGCCAAGCTCATCCTGGGCTTCTACCAGCCCCAGGAAGGGCATATCGCCCTGGACGGCAAGGACATCCGCCACCTGGCCGCCAACGAACTGCGCCAGACCTTCGGCGTGGTCCCCCAGGAAACCGTGCTCTTTTCCGGCACCCTCTACGACAACCTGGTCATGGCCCATCCCTACGCCAGCTTCGAGGACGTCATCCGCGCCTGCAAGGCGGCCGAGATCCACGAGGTGATCGAGAAGCTGCCCCAGGGCTACCAGACCGAAATCGGCGAGCGCGGCACCGGCCTCTCCGGCGGCCAGAGGCAGCGCATCGCCATCGCCCGGGCCCTCCTGAAGCGGCCCAGAATCCTGATCTTCGACGAAGCCGTCTCGAACCTGGATCAACAGACGGCGGAGCACTTCGCCCGCACGGTGAACAAGCTCAAGGGCCAGGTGACCATGATTTTCATCACCCACCAGATTCCGCGGGGTCTGCTGGTGGATGAGGTGGTGGATCTGGGGGAGGAAACGGGGCGGCCGGTGGGGGTATTGGAGGGGAAGGTCGAGCAGTGACGACGTGGATATCCGACTTGGGCATTGGGAAGGAAGGTACGAAATGAAATGGCGATCCGCCGAGAAACAGACATGGTCAACGGCCCTCAAGAGGCCCTTGGCGAGATTGGCCTCGTGGTTTGGTCGAAGCGGTGCCGGAAGGTTGTGGTCGGAACCGCTGGCACAGGGGGAAGGGCGTACCTACCGATGGCCAGAGCATTGGCCTGAAGTTCGAGTTTGGATCCGAACGCCGCATGGTCGAACAGATCAATCCAGGGCCGGCCGTCGCCTTTGGTGGCTGATTTTCCTGCCCTTCGCCGCCTGCGGCGAAGGCTTCCCGCCCGCGGCCTACGACCCACTCAAGGCAGCGCAGTTGAGCGAAACCCGACGGCGCGAGTTCGATGTAGCGCTGGCCAATGAATTGGCAACATGGAACGCGCTTTCAGCGCGCTGTGCGTTCGACCCTGCGAACCCCCGCGCTCCCTTCCAGTGCCGTGAGAAATTCTTCAGGAGCCTCGCCTCGGAGGGCTACGAAATCGCCGACATCGTCAGCCAGATTTATTTCCCCAGCCGCGGAATCATCGAGCAGAACCGAGCAGCCTACGAGAGGCTGCGCGCACTCGCCCAGGCTGGAGATCGTTCTGCCTTGTGTTTCGCCCCCTATGTTTTCGGCCAGATGGGGCAAAAAGAGAACTTGCCCTACACCCTTGAAAGCGAAGCAGCCTTCACAAAACAGGGCCGGGCGCTTGGACTGCCCTTGTGCGCCATCAACGAGTTCTACCTGTACTGGAACGGTGACGGCGGCTATCCCCACGATCCGGGGTTGGCGCATCAGCGCCTGCTGGAAGCGGCGAAGGCGGGGCTTTATTTTGGGCAGAAGCACCTCATGGTGGACTACGCCCGAGAAGGATTTGACAACGTACATACCGTGCAAAAGGCCCTGTGCTGGGGCCGCCTCGCCGCCCAGCATAGTCGCGAAGCGCGTTACGACTTCTACATCGACCGCCTGCGTGCGGCCGCTCGCGACCCGGGTGATGCGCGGAAGACCCCCCTGCGCCGGCCACCAGAACTCCGGCAGCTTGCAGACAAGTGGGATTCCCGCATCACACCGGATGACCGCATCGCTACCACTATCGAAGACTGCATCCACCTTGAAGAGGAGAAATAGTCATGGCCGAAACTCTGTCTCAACTTTGGCAGCAGCAGCTCGACGCGCTGAACCGTAGCCGTGCAGTTTACGAAACGACAATTCTGGGTTTGGAGAGAGTATCTACACTGACCTCCGGCCAATTGATCATTCTGCAAAATGCCCAGCGTGGCCTACTCGACGCCGAATACCGGATACGTGTCTTCCTGGGAACCGACACCCGCTTGCTGGGCGAGGCCGACGGAATCGGCCGGCGTCTTGCCAACGATGATTCCTTGACGCTCTTCCAGCGCGACCAACTTGAGCGGCAGCAGGCCCAGCTGATTTCTGAGGCCGGAGAGTTTTCCGTACTACGCAGCGAATCAGGGTGGCACGAGCCGGAAGTCCACACCATTCCCATCGGCAACATGATCTATGACAACCTCGGCAGCCCGCCGATGTGGGACTGGAATTCTCCCGTGGGCCAGGTCGGTCAAGCGGTGGACAACTTCCTCAGCACCCTTCAATCCGCGGGCCAATGGGCCGCGGACATCCTCCGACCCTTTACCGGAGGCGCCACCACTCAGGAAACCGCTATCGCCTGCGCCGGGTTCATCAACTGGGTAGCGGGCGAAGCTTTCGGGAAGCTCTTCACAGCGCCAACCGTGCCCGGCGCAAGCTTTAGTGCGCAGTATTTTTCCAATGGGCTGTTCGGTGATTTTCAGGGGAAAGCCATTGAAATGTCATTTAATGCCGGGCAGAACACATGCTCGATCTTCTTGCCCAAGGGCGCCTTCAAGCGCCTGATCGACGAGTCGGGGCTCGGCGGACGCTCCTCACTGGAATTGGATCTGCTACCGGATACGATCACGATCGAACTGCCGGCGGATGCGGTACGCGATGCCCTGGCTTTTGAGTCCACTGCGCTCTGGTTGAATGAGGGGCTGGGCAGCACGCCCGAACAAGCCCCTGTGCTCCTTGCCGCTCTCGACGAGAAATATCAGGTCTACCGGACGTTTACCGATGTCGCGACGACATTCTGGGACGTGTCCCACCACACGACCCCATCTGACGCCCCCACGACAGACCTCTTCGACCTCACCGTAACCCCAACCCCCACGGCCACCCAGACCCCCGGAACCGACCCCACCCAATCCCCCAACGCCGATACCAGCACCCTCTTCAACAATGGAGTCTGGACAGTTTCCGGTGTAGGCGACGTCAACACCGCCACCGGCAACACCCAGGCGGCCAACGCCAACCTGAGCGACGGCTACCGGCCTGCCGCATCGGAAGTGCTCCACTTCGACGACTGGAACACCGGCGTCGCCGTCTATCCCGACCAAAGCCTCCCCGACCTGGGCGCCTACACCAACAGCCAGGCCAGCGGCGCCAGCCGGGCGCGGCTCACCGACACCCTGTACCGGGTGGTGGACACCCAAGCCGGTCGGGATGGGGCGGACCTCCTGAGCGATATCGAAAAACTCGGCTTCGCCGATGTGTCGGCGGTAGACCTCACGCTCGAAAACAAGCCCGCATCGCGGGAGCCGTTTCAATGCAGGCTAACTTCGCACAGCGAAGTTAAGCGGCAAAGCCGCGGCCGAAGCTACAACCCCTTCCCGGTCAAGGACGTCATCGCGCTGGACAACCGGTCCGGCGTGAAGCTCAACCAGATTTTGTCAACTGTGTGAGGCCACCACAGCGAACGATGGACTTACTAACCTTTGCATAAACAATGTCATTCAGCGGCATATTGGCACTCGGGCTGGCGAAAGAAGGATTTCACCAACCCGGGCAACTTCTGGATTCGGCGCAGGGCCCCGAGGGCCAACCGCTTCATCTCGTCTTTGGACTGCACCAGTTGCCGGGCGACCTGGCGTTTCACGTGTGCCCAGACCTGCTCGTCAGGATTGATCTGGGGCGAGTACGGCGGCAGGTAGAACAGCTTGAGCCTGCCGTTCTGGGCCTCGACGAAGGTCTTGATCAGTTTCGCCTTGTGGATCGGATGACCATCTACGATCAGGAACACCGGCTTTTCAGCCCCGATCAGCAGGCGCTTGAGGAATTCCCGGAAGACTTCGGCATTGACCGTGCCGTCGTGCAGCATGAAGCGGAATTCGCCTTGCGGACTGACGGCCGAGATCATGTTCAGGGAGAAGCGGCGCCCGGTCACTTCCACCACCGGGGTCTCGCCTACCGGCGCCCAGGTCGTCCCCGTGTGGTAGTCGGAACGGATGCCCGATTCATCGGCAAAGTAGATCGTCGCTCCGGCGGCCTTGGCTTCGGCACGGATCGCCGGGTAGATTTCCGCTTCCCAGGCCCGCACCAGGGTCGCATCCTGCTGCCATGCTTGGTAGAGCGGCTTCTGGGCCGAGAAGCCCAACAGCTTCATGATGCGGCTGACCGAGGCCAGCGAGAGCTTCTTGCCGAATTCGCGTTCGATCAGCGCGGCGATCAGCGACAGCGTCCCACAGACCAAAGGCAAACTTGAATTGCAGCGGGGTATGGTCTTTCACCGCCTGGGCCAGCCAGCGCATTTCATCCGCGCTTACCTTCGGCGGGCGCCCCGGAATCGGCTTGGACAACAGCGCGTTCTGCCCACCGTTGGCAAAATCGGCCAGCCAGCGAAAGACACTGCGCACATTGACGCCGTAGGCGGCGGCAACGCTGTTCACGTCCTGCCCCTCACGGATGGCCTTGATCGCCTGTTGCCGCATCACCGGCAGGGCGGCTCGGCCGTGCTTACGACCGTCGGTAGTTCTTCTGCATTTCATTAGCATATTTTATCATGTTTGTGACAATGCTTTCTGAAAAGTTAGTATTTTGAGGAGGCCGAATTGGGAAAAAAAATTTCCATGAAAAAAGAGATGACTTGGCGCTGGTTTGGATTGCCATGGATTTCTATATTGGCGCTATCCGGTTGCCTCCACCCTTGTCAATTGAATTTATGCTCGGAATTTACAACAGCAATTGCGTTCATGGGCCACGACGGATACCTTTATATTGATGTTCCCGAGCTCAAGGCGAGCCCATCGGCGAAGGTGTTGAATATAGCAGTAACAAAACAGTTTGGTAATGATAATAGTAGTAGGTGTTGCTGGGAAATATCATTCCAATCAGGGTCACCTGCGAATATTGTATTTCCGATTAGATACGGACAGAACGCCAATGGGATAAAGACATTGATTTACCCATCTACAATTGAACCCGGGGCTTACTTAATTACTGGGGACATCGTGTTCCCTAGTGAGTACCGTAACGCTCGAATTATCGGTAAATTCACGCATGACGGCAGAACAGCATATTCTGAATAGTGGAAACCAACAATTAAGGAGGAATCATGGGCATGAGTAGAGGTCTGACTACTGGTGAGATAGATTTGGCGAGATCTGTATTTGGTAATTCAGTTGATTACGGCCTGGTTGCAATAGAAACCCGCCTGATAGACGGGACAGATGCAGTCACAATATCAAACACCATTTCGTTTCCGGATAGCCAATACAGGCAAGATTTCTCTACGGCTAGCGCTGGTATTCAAGCTTGGTTTTTGCATGAAGTCTGCCATGTATTTCAGTACCAGCAGTTTGGTGTCAATACCCCCATCGCAGCAGCTCACCTCGCATTTAAGTATTTTGGCAACTACAGCAAGGCGTATTTTTATTCCATAGAAAGTTCCTTTAGCGAACTAAACTTTGAACAGCAGTGCGCGGCAGTCGAAGACAGATTCCGATTGGAGCATGGCCTGGATCCAAGGTGGAATGTCGAGTTTCTTAACAACGACCAATCGGGTGTGACCTTAGGCGCATACGAGGAGCTACTTGGTGGATTTGACGCAGTTGTGAGAGTTACCAGCGATTTTGTGTTTTCTGGCGATACATCTGTTGAGAATTTGTTCTCATTTCTGTTTACCCCAGCGCCTACCCCCACGGCCACCCAGACCCCCGGCACCGACCCAACCCAATCCCCCAACGCCGACACCACCACCCTCTTCGACAACGGCGTCTGGAGCATTACCGGCCTCGGCAACGTCAACACCGCCAGCGGCAACATTGCCTATGGCAACAACACCCTCACCGACGGCCTGCGCCCCGGCGCCTTTGATCTCACCACGGAAATCCTCGGCGCCCAACTGGCCGAGACTTTCCGCACCAATCCGGACCTCGCCCACTCCGTCGTCTGGAACCCGGACGTTCTGGCCGTAGCCACCAACATCCTCGCCACCGGGGTCTACCAGTGCTTCCCCACTGACCCCCTGGTCCTCGACCTCAACGGCGACGGTGTCAAGCTCACCGCCTTCGGCGAATCCCCGGTTCTCTTCGACATCGACCACGACGCCAGCGGCAGCCAGGAAATCACCGGCTGGGTCAGTCCCGAAGACGGCATCGTCGTCATGGACCTCAACGGCAGCGGCACCATCGACGGCATCCACGAAACGCTGTCGGAATACTTCAACGGCAACCCCCGGCACGCTTGGCGAAGCCGGCAGCACCCCCCACGCCAACGGCTTCGCGGCCCTCAAAACCCTCGACAGCAACGCCGACAATCAATTCACCGCCGCCGACGCCGCCTGGAACGCCGTCAAAGTCTGGCAGGACGCCGACCACGACGGCATCACCGACGCCGGCGAACTCAAGACCCTGAACGAACTCGGCATCACCGCCATCGGCCTCAGCCCCACGCTCCAGTCCGGCCTGATCAACGGGGCAACGAAATCCTGGCCAGCGGCAGCTTCACCCAGTACGGCCAGACCCAGGAAGCCCAGGCCGCCCGCTTCATCGCCAACCCGGTGGGCAATACTTTCAGCAGCAGCGTCAGCGGCACCACCGCCCAGGCCGAAGATGGGCAAAGCACCTATGTCTCCCGCCTCACCACCGGAGAAGTCATCGATCTGGCCCAGAAAGGCGTCAGGAACGCCTACGGCCACAG
It includes:
- a CDS encoding peptidase domain-containing ABC transporter, translating into MSGDSGELGREELAWLLASLCGLYRVPFDAALLQSAHPPPLTRATLHEAARALGFRTGLVPSAGLDWQRLPLPALAFLAPGAAGEGGREAPTARPVPILILKTDGARLLFLRFGQGSPETLPVAEVAHRGEAELVVFAREAPADGPVPGFAAQRPGFGFGWFVPQLLKHKALWRDVLLASLALQLVGLTTPLFTQVIIDKVVVHQTRSTLLVLGVALVLFMLFTAGMTWLRQYLVLHTGNRIDAVLGSQVFRHLLRLPLPYFEQRPTGTLVARLHGVETLREFVSGAAVTLVLDLPFLIVFLAVMFAYSWQLSLIAVGLLGTVAVISFLVAPLFRQRLDRQFMLGARNQAYLTEYVCGIATVKALQMEPDVDKKYGDFLAQYLAAGFSTKQVGNTYNVVANGLEQMMTLAILIVGALLVMENTGFTVGMLVAFQMFAGRMSQPLLRLVGLWQEFQQANIAVQRLGDILDMPQEPHALAPSREGTGEGRLTLHDLAFRYSDHHPWLYTRLGIAFKPGHLTVLMGPSGCGKSTLAKLILGFYQPQEGHIALDGKDIRHLAANELRQTFGVVPQETVLFSGTLYDNLVMAHPYASFEDVIRACKAAEIHEVIEKLPQGYQTEIGERGTGLSGGQRQRIAIARALLKRPRILIFDEAVSNLDQQTAEHFARTVNKLKGQVTMIFITHQIPRGLLVDEVVDLGEETGRPVGVLEGKVEQ